The Flavobacterium psychrophilum genome includes a region encoding these proteins:
- a CDS encoding transcriptional regulator, giving the protein MGRAFEFRKARKMKRWSAMAKTFTRIGKDIVMAVKEGGPNPESNARLRAVMQNAKAANMPKDNVERAIKKASDKDTANFKEVLFEGYAPHGIAILIETATDNNNRTVANIRSYFNKCNGAMGTQGSVEFMFDHTCNFRIPSEGQDVEELELEMIDFGVEEIFADEDGILMYAPFESFGSIQKELENRNIEILSSGFERIPQITKELTAEQVADVEKLLEKIEEDDDVMNVYHTMQE; this is encoded by the coding sequence ATGGGAAGAGCGTTTGAATTTAGGAAAGCCAGAAAAATGAAACGTTGGTCGGCAATGGCCAAAACGTTTACAAGAATTGGTAAAGATATTGTAATGGCCGTTAAAGAAGGCGGACCAAACCCTGAAAGCAATGCACGTTTAAGGGCTGTTATGCAAAATGCAAAAGCAGCAAACATGCCTAAAGATAATGTTGAAAGGGCTATTAAAAAAGCATCTGATAAAGATACGGCTAACTTTAAGGAAGTATTATTTGAAGGTTATGCACCTCACGGTATTGCCATACTTATTGAGACCGCTACCGACAACAATAACCGTACTGTAGCAAACATACGCAGTTACTTTAATAAATGTAATGGTGCAATGGGTACACAGGGATCTGTAGAGTTTATGTTTGACCATACATGTAACTTCCGTATACCTTCAGAAGGACAGGATGTGGAGGAACTTGAACTTGAAATGATTGACTTTGGTGTTGAAGAGATTTTTGCTGACGAAGATGGTATCTTAATGTATGCCCCTTTTGAGAGTTTCGGCTCTATTCAAAAAGAACTCGAGAACAGGAATATTGAAATTCTTTCTTCAGGTTTTGAGAGGATCCCTCAGATCACAAAAGAACTTACTGCTGAACAGGTAGCTGACGTTGAAAAACTTCTTGAAAAAATTGAAGAAGATGACGACGTTATGAACGTATACCACACTATGCAGGAATAA
- a CDS encoding cystathionine beta-synthase: MKEEIKAYNNVLELIGNTPLIKLNKVTEGLKGNFYAKVEAFNPGHSTKDRIALYIIEEAEKKGLLKPGDTIIETTSGNTGFSIAMVSIIKGYDCVLAVSSKSSKDKIDMLRAMGAKVYVCPANVSADDPRSYYNVAKRLHEEIKGSVYINQYFNDLNVDAHYKTTGPEIWEQTKGQITHLIACSGTGGTISGTARFLKEQNPAVKILGVDAYGSVLKKYHETKEFDSEEIYPYRIEGLGKNLIPTATDFDVIDKFIKVSDEDSAHTARHIAKTEGLFVGYTSGATFQAVKQYAELGEFDENSNVVLIFPDHGSRYMSKVFSDDWMNEQGFFDSVNLEEAQKIEFIK, translated from the coding sequence ATGAAAGAAGAAATAAAAGCCTATAATAATGTGTTGGAATTAATTGGTAACACACCTCTTATTAAGCTCAATAAAGTTACTGAAGGATTAAAGGGTAACTTCTACGCAAAAGTAGAAGCTTTTAACCCGGGACATTCCACCAAAGACAGAATTGCATTATACATAATTGAAGAAGCAGAGAAAAAAGGTCTCCTGAAACCGGGCGACACAATTATCGAAACTACTTCCGGTAATACAGGTTTTAGTATTGCCATGGTAAGCATTATTAAAGGGTACGACTGCGTACTTGCAGTAAGTTCTAAGTCTTCGAAAGATAAAATAGATATGCTTCGCGCTATGGGCGCTAAAGTGTATGTATGTCCTGCTAATGTTTCTGCAGACGATCCACGCTCATACTATAACGTAGCTAAAAGGCTTCATGAAGAGATCAAGGGTTCGGTTTACATTAACCAGTACTTTAACGATCTTAACGTAGACGCACACTACAAAACCACAGGTCCTGAAATCTGGGAACAGACTAAAGGACAGATAACGCACCTTATTGCTTGTAGCGGTACCGGTGGTACTATATCAGGTACGGCACGTTTTCTTAAAGAGCAAAATCCGGCGGTTAAAATTCTTGGTGTAGATGCCTACGGATCTGTATTAAAAAAATACCACGAGACTAAAGAGTTTGACAGCGAAGAGATCTACCCGTACAGGATAGAAGGATTGGGTAAAAACCTTATTCCTACGGCTACAGACTTTGATGTTATTGATAAGTTTATAAAAGTATCTGATGAGGACAGTGCACATACAGCAAGGCATATCGCTAAAACTGAAGGCCTGTTTGTAGGATATACAAGTGGAGCAACTTTCCAGGCTGTTAAGCAATATGCAGAATTAGGAGAGTTTGATGAAAATAGTAATGTTGTTTTAATTTTCCCTGACCACGGCTCACGTTATATGAGTAAAGTATTCAGCGATGACTGGATGAACGAACAGGGCTTTTTTGACAGCGTTAACCTTGAAGAAGCACAGAAGATTGAATTTATAAAATAA
- a CDS encoding RNA polymerase subunit sigma gives MTNAIQDIDSLLELCKSGSRNAQFEVYNRYYKPMYNTALRIVKDSHWAEDIMQESFLKAFTKLDTFKGEVTFGAWLKKIVVNHSLDNYKKINKNALDSLDDVLYKVSDSSDRDNEEKLEFQQMKVQQVAAAIQSLKENYRIALTLLYIEGYDQEEISDIMGITPGNTRTTISRAKESLLKKLSE, from the coding sequence TTGACAAACGCAATTCAGGATATAGATTCTTTACTGGAGCTATGCAAATCGGGAAGCCGCAATGCACAGTTCGAGGTTTATAACAGGTATTATAAGCCCATGTACAATACTGCCCTTCGCATAGTAAAGGATAGTCATTGGGCTGAAGATATCATGCAGGAATCTTTTTTAAAGGCTTTTACAAAACTGGATACGTTTAAAGGCGAGGTTACTTTTGGGGCATGGCTTAAAAAAATTGTGGTAAACCACAGCCTGGATAATTATAAGAAGATAAACAAAAATGCACTCGATTCGCTGGATGATGTACTATACAAAGTATCCGATAGCAGCGATAGAGATAATGAAGAGAAGCTGGAGTTTCAGCAAATGAAAGTGCAACAGGTGGCTGCAGCCATACAATCGCTCAAAGAAAATTACAGGATAGCGCTTACACTGTTATACATTGAGGGATATGACCAGGAAGAAATTAGTGATATTATGGGAATTACCCCCGGTAATACCCGCACAACAATAAGCAGGGCGAAAGAAAGCCTGCTGAAAAAACTGAGTGAATAA
- a CDS encoding protease 2 (PtrB; oligopeptidase that cleaves peptide bonds following arginine and lysine residues): MKKHLLLSCVCVIFAANAQSNKTKMTETISPPLATVKPKKLEKHGDVRTDNYYWLNERENPEVIDYLNKENDYYNTMTAGQKQFQKDLFEEMKGRIKEDDSSVPYFYNGYFYITRYEKGKDYPIYARKKGSLEAKEEILFDCNEMAKGHSYFQLGGLNISEDNKWAAFGVDTVSRRQYTIQVKNLQTNETLPFKIENTTGGSTWAGDNNTLFYTRKDEVTLRSDKIYKHKLNRDVKDDVLVYHEKDDTFSAFIYKEKSKKYLVIGASSTLTSEFSILDAKKPDGDFKVFQKRTRGLEYSISHYGDNWYVVTNKDKATNFKLMVTPENKTGKENWKDLIPHRNEVLLEDIDIFKNYLVISERSNGLNTIRIRPWDGKGEYYLPFESETYTAGTSTNPDFDTEILRYSYQSLAVPSSVIDFNMKTKEKTILKEQEVLGGKFDKNNYTEERVWATAADGTKVPISMVYRKGITKNGKNPLLLYAYGSYGASMDAYFSSIRLSLLDRGFIYAIAHIRGGEDLGREWYDNGKLLKKKNTFTDFVDCSKFVIDQKYTSAEHLYAEGGSAGGLLMGAIINIAPQLYHGVIAQVPFVDVVTTMLDDSIPLTTGEYDEWGNPNDKEYYDYMKSYSPYDNITAQNYPNMLVTTGLHDSQVQYWEPAKWVAKLRVTKTGNNLLYLDTNMEAGHGGASGRFEAIKEVAKEYSFLLDLEGIKK; the protein is encoded by the coding sequence ATGAAAAAACACTTACTTTTAAGTTGTGTTTGTGTTATTTTTGCAGCGAATGCGCAATCTAATAAAACTAAGATGACCGAAACCATTTCTCCGCCGCTGGCAACTGTTAAACCAAAAAAACTGGAAAAACACGGCGACGTAAGGACAGATAACTATTACTGGCTTAACGAAAGGGAAAATCCTGAAGTGATAGACTACCTTAATAAAGAAAACGACTATTACAACACAATGACTGCCGGTCAGAAACAGTTCCAGAAAGACCTGTTCGAAGAAATGAAAGGCAGGATCAAAGAAGACGATTCATCTGTACCTTACTTTTACAACGGATATTTTTACATTACCCGTTACGAAAAAGGAAAAGACTACCCTATATATGCCCGTAAAAAAGGCAGCCTTGAGGCGAAAGAAGAAATATTGTTCGATTGCAACGAAATGGCAAAAGGACATTCTTATTTTCAGCTTGGAGGTTTAAATATAAGTGAAGATAATAAATGGGCTGCGTTTGGTGTAGACACTGTTTCAAGAAGACAATATACAATTCAGGTTAAAAACCTTCAGACGAACGAGACACTTCCGTTTAAAATTGAAAATACTACAGGTGGCTCTACATGGGCAGGCGACAATAACACCCTTTTTTATACCCGTAAAGATGAGGTAACATTGCGTTCGGATAAAATTTACAAGCACAAGCTTAACAGAGATGTTAAAGATGATGTACTTGTATACCATGAAAAAGATGATACTTTTAGTGCATTTATCTATAAAGAAAAATCTAAAAAATACCTTGTAATAGGTGCCAGCAGTACGCTTACAAGCGAATTTAGTATACTGGATGCTAAAAAGCCTGATGGCGACTTTAAAGTATTCCAAAAAAGAACAAGAGGGCTTGAATACAGTATTTCGCATTATGGTGACAACTGGTATGTAGTTACCAATAAAGATAAAGCGACTAACTTTAAGCTAATGGTTACCCCGGAAAACAAAACCGGAAAAGAGAACTGGAAAGACCTTATACCACACCGTAATGAGGTGCTTTTGGAAGATATAGATATCTTTAAAAACTACCTGGTAATTTCTGAACGCAGCAACGGACTTAATACAATAAGAATTCGCCCTTGGGATGGAAAAGGCGAGTACTACCTGCCTTTTGAAAGCGAAACTTACACAGCAGGAACGTCTACCAATCCTGATTTTGATACAGAAATACTTCGTTACAGCTATCAGTCGCTGGCAGTGCCATCTTCTGTAATAGACTTTAATATGAAGACCAAAGAGAAAACTATCCTTAAAGAACAGGAAGTGCTTGGCGGTAAATTTGATAAAAATAATTATACCGAAGAAAGAGTCTGGGCTACTGCTGCAGACGGTACTAAGGTGCCGATTTCTATGGTGTATCGTAAAGGAATTACCAAGAATGGTAAAAATCCTTTATTACTTTATGCTTACGGCTCTTACGGGGCTTCTATGGATGCTTACTTCTCTTCGATAAGGCTAAGCCTTTTGGATAGAGGGTTTATCTATGCTATCGCCCATATCAGGGGCGGGGAAGATCTTGGCCGTGAATGGTATGATAACGGAAAACTGCTTAAAAAGAAAAATACTTTTACCGATTTTGTAGACTGTTCTAAATTTGTGATCGACCAGAAATATACTTCTGCCGAACATTTGTATGCCGAGGGCGGATCTGCCGGAGGTTTGCTTATGGGAGCTATTATAAATATAGCACCACAACTTTATCACGGTGTTATTGCGCAGGTACCTTTTGTAGATGTTGTTACGACTATGCTTGATGATAGTATACCATTAACAACAGGTGAATATGACGAATGGGGTAATCCTAACGACAAAGAATACTACGATTATATGAAATCGTATTCTCCATATGATAATATTACTGCTCAAAACTATCCAAATATGTTGGTTACTACTGGTCTGCATGATTCGCAGGTACAATATTGGGAACCGGCTAAATGGGTAGCAAAATTAAGGGTTACCAAGACCGGGAACAATCTTTTATACCTGGATACCAACATGGAAGCTGGGCATGGCGGGGCATCCGGACGTTTCGAAGCGATTAAGGAAGTTGCCAAAGAATACAGTTTTTTATTAGATTTAGAAGGAATTAAAAAGTAA
- a CDS encoding serine kinase: MDTIKLFCPATIANVSCGFDVLGLCLDFGDEMTITKSSHTGIRITEVIGADLPLDTKHNVAGVAGLALLEKLDPDFGFEISIRKNIKAGSGIGSSAASAAGAVFGINALCSYPLSNKELVYYAMQGEALASGTAHADNVSPALLGGFTLIRSYEPLDIISIPSPQELYVTVIHPQIELKTKDARSVLKENISLKKATIQCGNLGGLISGLYTGDYKLIGRSLHDELVEPVRSILIPHFAELKQAAADSGALGNGISGSGPSVFALSKGLETAQITANAMSAILTTTDIPFETHVSAINPKGIQLLS, from the coding sequence ATGGATACTATTAAATTATTTTGCCCGGCTACAATTGCTAATGTTTCCTGCGGATTTGACGTGCTTGGCCTTTGTCTTGACTTTGGCGATGAAATGACTATTACAAAAAGTAGTCATACAGGTATTCGTATTACTGAAGTCATTGGAGCAGATCTTCCGTTAGATACGAAACATAATGTTGCAGGTGTGGCCGGACTGGCATTACTTGAAAAATTAGATCCTGATTTCGGTTTTGAAATAAGCATACGTAAAAATATAAAAGCAGGAAGCGGCATTGGCAGCAGTGCAGCAAGCGCGGCCGGAGCGGTATTTGGTATTAATGCATTATGCAGTTATCCGTTATCTAACAAAGAACTTGTTTATTATGCTATGCAGGGTGAAGCCTTAGCCAGCGGCACTGCACATGCCGATAATGTATCTCCTGCCCTGTTAGGTGGTTTTACGCTGATACGCAGTTACGAGCCGTTAGATATTATTAGTATTCCATCGCCGCAAGAATTATATGTAACCGTAATTCATCCGCAGATAGAATTAAAAACTAAAGATGCCCGGTCTGTTTTAAAAGAAAATATAAGCCTTAAAAAAGCTACGATACAATGCGGTAACCTGGGTGGACTTATTAGTGGACTTTACACTGGTGACTATAAGCTCATAGGACGATCGCTGCACGATGAACTGGTAGAGCCTGTGCGTTCTATACTCATTCCGCATTTTGCCGAATTAAAGCAGGCTGCTGCCGATAGCGGTGCTTTAGGGAATGGTATTTCAGGTTCAGGTCCATCGGTTTTTGCTTTATCGAAGGGATTAGAAACTGCCCAAATAACTGCAAATGCAATGTCGGCTATACTTACTACAACCGATATACCTTTTGAAACCCACGTATCTGCCATTAACCCTAAAGGAATACAACTACTATCATGA
- a CDS encoding glycine cleavage system protein T, producing MRNTALTHIHEGLGAKMVPFAGYNMPVQYEGVTAEHETVRNGVGVFDVSHMGEFILSGPKALDLIQKVTSNDASQLTIGRAQYSCLPNDNGGIVDDLIVYKMKEEQYLLVVNASNIDKDWNWISSKNDLGVDMRNISDDYSLLAIQGPKAVEAMQALTPVDLSAIKYYHFEVGEFAGVADVIISATGYTGSGGFEIYVKNDQVEQLWNKVFEAGASFGIKPIGLAARDTLRLEMGFCLYGNDINDTTSPLEAGLGWITKFTKDFTNAEALKKQKEEGVTKKLVGFELTERGIPRHDYEITDKDGNVIGIVTSGTMAPSLNKGIGLGYVPVEFATEGSQIFIRIRKNDIPAQVVKLPFYKK from the coding sequence ATGAGAAATACTGCGCTTACGCACATTCACGAAGGACTTGGAGCCAAAATGGTACCATTTGCAGGCTACAATATGCCTGTTCAATATGAAGGAGTAACTGCTGAACACGAAACAGTGAGAAACGGTGTTGGCGTTTTTGACGTTTCGCACATGGGCGAATTTATACTAAGCGGGCCTAAAGCGCTTGACCTTATACAGAAGGTGACTTCTAATGATGCATCGCAGCTTACAATCGGCAGGGCACAGTATTCTTGCCTTCCAAACGATAACGGTGGTATTGTTGATGATCTTATTGTTTACAAAATGAAAGAAGAGCAATACCTTTTAGTGGTAAATGCTTCTAATATAGATAAAGACTGGAACTGGATTTCGTCTAAAAACGATCTTGGTGTAGATATGCGTAACATCTCTGATGATTATTCACTTCTTGCTATCCAGGGTCCTAAAGCTGTTGAGGCTATGCAGGCATTAACTCCGGTTGATCTTTCTGCTATAAAATACTACCATTTTGAAGTAGGAGAATTTGCAGGTGTAGCCGATGTCATTATCTCTGCAACCGGTTATACAGGTAGCGGTGGTTTTGAGATTTACGTTAAGAACGACCAGGTTGAACAATTATGGAACAAAGTATTTGAGGCAGGCGCATCTTTTGGCATTAAGCCGATTGGACTTGCTGCACGTGATACACTTCGTTTAGAAATGGGCTTCTGCCTTTACGGAAACGATATTAACGATACTACTTCTCCTCTTGAGGCAGGTCTTGGATGGATTACTAAATTCACAAAAGACTTTACTAACGCGGAGGCGCTTAAAAAGCAAAAAGAAGAAGGCGTTACTAAAAAACTTGTTGGCTTTGAGCTTACCGAAAGAGGTATCCCGAGGCATGATTATGAAATAACAGATAAAGACGGAAACGTTATTGGTATCGTTACATCGGGTACTATGGCACCGTCGCTTAACAAAGGCATTGGTCTTGGTTATGTTCCTGTAGAATTTGCTACAGAGGGCAGCCAGATCTTCATCCGCATCAGGAAAAATGATATTCCTGCTCAAGTGGTGAAACTGCCTTTCTACAAAAAATAA
- a CDS encoding threonine synthase gives MKYYSLNNHNVIASFAAASITGIAPDKGLYFPESIPQLDSDFINNIENYSNIEIALKAITPFIGDEIPLGELKKIVEETLSFEFPTVEVENGIYALELYHGPTLAFKDVGARFMSRCLNYFTQGENKKITILVATSGDTGGAVASGFLGVEGINVVILYPSGKVSDIQEKQLTALGQNITALEVNGSFDDCQDMVKQAFLDENLKNINLTSANSINIARWLPQMFYYFFAYKQLKHLGKPLAISVPSGNFGNICAGLMAKHIGLPIAHFVAATNVNDTVPRYMDSKKYSPLITKETLSNAMDVSNPSNFARILELFNNNFGDLQNELSSYSFTDSHTLDTINKLYTKNSYLADPHGAVGYLGLKRHLENHPDRTGVFLETAHPVKFPQHIEKELGIKIPVPTSLAPLLAKKKQSIAIKSYNELRDYLLL, from the coding sequence ATGAAATATTACAGCCTTAACAACCATAATGTAATAGCCAGTTTTGCAGCTGCCTCAATTACCGGTATAGCACCGGATAAAGGGCTTTACTTTCCGGAAAGCATTCCGCAACTCGATTCAGATTTCATAAATAATATAGAAAATTACAGCAATATCGAAATTGCCCTTAAAGCCATAACGCCTTTTATTGGTGATGAAATTCCGCTGGGAGAGCTAAAAAAGATAGTGGAAGAAACATTATCATTTGAATTCCCAACAGTAGAAGTTGAAAATGGTATTTATGCCTTAGAATTATACCACGGCCCTACCCTTGCCTTTAAAGATGTAGGTGCTCGTTTTATGTCACGCTGCCTTAATTATTTTACGCAGGGCGAAAACAAAAAGATTACCATCTTAGTTGCAACATCCGGAGATACAGGTGGTGCTGTTGCCAGCGGCTTCTTAGGTGTTGAAGGTATAAACGTGGTTATACTATATCCATCGGGTAAAGTGAGCGATATCCAGGAAAAGCAGCTCACCGCTTTGGGGCAGAATATAACCGCCCTGGAAGTAAACGGCAGTTTTGATGACTGCCAGGATATGGTGAAACAGGCTTTTCTGGATGAAAACCTAAAGAACATAAATCTGACATCGGCGAATTCTATAAATATAGCACGCTGGCTTCCGCAGATGTTTTATTACTTTTTTGCCTATAAGCAGCTGAAACATTTGGGTAAGCCGTTAGCAATATCAGTGCCAAGCGGCAACTTTGGCAATATTTGCGCCGGACTGATGGCAAAACATATTGGCCTGCCTATTGCTCATTTTGTAGCAGCAACAAATGTAAATGACACCGTACCCAGATATATGGATTCCAAAAAATACAGTCCGTTGATTACTAAAGAAACCTTATCTAATGCTATGGATGTAAGTAATCCCAGCAACTTTGCACGCATACTGGAATTATTCAATAATAACTTTGGTGACCTTCAAAACGAATTATCTTCTTATTCTTTTACCGATTCTCATACGTTAGACACCATTAATAAATTATATACCAAAAATAGCTACCTGGCAGATCCGCATGGTGCTGTAGGCTATCTTGGATTAAAAAGACACCTTGAAAACCATCCTGATCGTACAGGGGTTTTTCTTGAAACAGCACATCCGGTTAAATTTCCGCAGCATATAGAAAAAGAGTTGGGTATTAAAATACCTGTTCCGACTTCTTTAGCCCCTTTACTGGCAAAGAAAAAACAGTCAATTGCCATAAAAAGTTATAATGAGCTTAGAGATTATCTTTTGTTGTGA
- a CDS encoding aspartate kinase: protein MNIIKFGGTSVANAQNISKCLSIINNKKKYAPIVVVLSAFGGITDILLLAAQYASQKDNQYQSLLQQIEDRHLEVVKNLLPATHQSAVLSHVKRELNLLETLLDGCFLLGELSERTKDLILSFGELLSSYIISEVIKSHGENCSLADSRELIKTNSHFGKAVVNFEISNLLIQHYFDKNKFDVTVIPGFIAQSEDGHTTTLGRGGSDYTAAILASALDVPSLEIWTDVNGIYTANPKLVKQAEPIEHITFEEAMELSHFGAKVLYPPTIQPILTKDITLHIKNTFEPNAHGSIINKDPKVKSSNPIRGISNIDNITLITLEGSGMVGVAGFSKRLFEVTSKENISVIFITQASSEHSICLGIVDSDAQKAKKTIDGEFGFEIRQQKIKPAILEDGLSIIAVVGENMKNHQGLSGKMFSTLGRNNINIRAIAQGASERNISAVIDHKDVKKALNTLHETFFEDNTVQLNLFVMGVGNVGDKFLEQIESQRNYLKDNLKMNVRVIGLANSRKMHFDEDGINLANRKDLLAAGEPANAKAFIDSIKKLNLRNSIFVDNTASDEVALTYTEYLSENIAVVTCNKVACSSGYKSYKKLKDLSRQYNAPFLFETNVGAGLPIIDTLKNLVASGDRIHKIQAVLSGSLNFIFNNFNEDTSFYDIVKQAQTEGYTEPDPKIDLSGIDVKRKLVILIRESGYEMEIDDIENRSFLPQECLDTDNVDDFFESLKVNAGHFNDLYKKASAEGSRLKFVASFENGKANVGLQFIPKEHPFYNLEGKDNIVLFYTDRYIDQPLLIKGAGAGAAVTASGIFADVIRIGNK from the coding sequence ATGAATATTATAAAGTTCGGCGGCACTTCTGTAGCCAATGCCCAAAACATAAGTAAATGCCTTAGCATCATCAACAATAAAAAAAAGTATGCTCCCATAGTTGTTGTATTGTCAGCGTTCGGCGGTATAACCGATATATTATTACTGGCAGCGCAATACGCATCACAAAAAGACAATCAATATCAATCACTCCTGCAGCAAATTGAAGACCGGCATCTGGAAGTAGTTAAAAACCTTTTACCGGCAACGCATCAAAGTGCCGTATTAAGCCATGTAAAGCGTGAACTTAACCTTCTTGAAACATTGTTAGACGGTTGTTTTCTTTTAGGGGAATTATCTGAAAGGACAAAAGACCTTATATTGTCGTTTGGAGAATTATTGTCGTCATACATTATATCAGAAGTTATTAAATCGCATGGCGAAAACTGCAGCCTCGCCGACAGCCGCGAGCTTATTAAAACCAACAGTCATTTTGGTAAAGCTGTGGTTAACTTTGAGATCAGCAATTTGCTTATACAGCATTATTTTGATAAGAATAAATTTGATGTAACCGTAATACCGGGATTCATAGCACAATCTGAAGATGGTCATACAACTACACTTGGCCGGGGCGGATCTGATTACACAGCTGCCATTCTCGCATCCGCACTTGACGTGCCTTCACTGGAAATATGGACCGACGTAAACGGTATTTACACTGCCAACCCTAAATTGGTAAAACAGGCAGAGCCTATCGAGCATATAACTTTTGAGGAAGCTATGGAACTATCGCATTTTGGTGCAAAGGTATTATACCCTCCTACCATACAACCAATACTTACCAAAGATATTACCCTTCATATTAAAAACACTTTTGAACCCAATGCACATGGTAGCATCATTAATAAAGATCCAAAGGTTAAAAGTTCAAACCCTATCCGTGGCATCAGCAATATAGATAATATAACGCTGATTACGCTTGAAGGATCGGGTATGGTGGGTGTTGCAGGATTCTCTAAAAGATTGTTTGAAGTTACATCTAAAGAAAATATAAGCGTAATATTCATTACACAGGCGTCGTCAGAACATTCTATCTGCCTTGGTATTGTTGACTCTGATGCTCAAAAAGCGAAAAAAACTATTGATGGCGAATTTGGTTTTGAGATCAGGCAGCAGAAAATAAAACCTGCCATACTTGAAGACGGATTATCTATTATTGCCGTTGTAGGCGAGAACATGAAAAACCACCAGGGACTTAGCGGTAAGATGTTCAGCACACTAGGACGAAATAACATAAACATAAGAGCTATTGCGCAGGGTGCATCAGAAAGGAATATCTCGGCAGTAATTGATCATAAAGATGTAAAGAAAGCGCTTAACACGCTCCACGAAACCTTTTTTGAGGACAATACCGTTCAGCTTAACCTTTTTGTTATGGGCGTGGGTAACGTGGGCGATAAGTTTTTAGAGCAGATCGAATCTCAGAGAAACTACCTGAAAGACAACCTGAAGATGAACGTACGCGTTATTGGACTGGCAAATTCCCGTAAAATGCACTTTGATGAAGACGGGATAAACCTTGCCAACCGTAAGGATCTTTTGGCTGCCGGAGAACCAGCAAATGCTAAGGCGTTTATCGACAGCATTAAAAAGCTCAACCTGCGTAACAGTATATTCGTTGATAATACAGCCAGTGATGAGGTAGCGTTAACCTATACCGAATACCTGTCTGAGAATATTGCTGTAGTTACCTGTAATAAAGTAGCCTGCTCATCGGGTTATAAAAGTTACAAAAAATTAAAAGACCTTTCCCGCCAATATAATGCTCCGTTTTTATTTGAAACCAATGTTGGAGCCGGGCTGCCTATAATAGATACATTGAAGAATCTGGTAGCGTCTGGAGATAGGATACATAAAATTCAGGCGGTGCTTAGCGGAAGCCTTAATTTTATTTTTAATAACTTTAATGAGGATACTTCTTTTTATGATATTGTAAAACAAGCGCAAACAGAGGGTTACACCGAGCCCGACCCAAAAATTGACCTTAGCGGTATTGATGTGAAACGAAAACTGGTTATCCTTATCCGCGAAAGCGGCTATGAAATGGAAATTGACGATATAGAAAACAGGTCATTTCTGCCTCAGGAGTGCCTCGATACCGATAATGTTGATGATTTTTTTGAATCGCTTAAGGTAAATGCAGGTCATTTTAATGATTTATATAAAAAAGCATCGGCGGAAGGGTCACGTTTAAAATTCGTCGCCTCATTTGAAAATGGCAAAGCCAATGTCGGCCTGCAATTTATCCCTAAAGAGCATCCGTTTTACAATCTTGAAGGCAAAGACAATATTGTTTTATTTTATACCGATCGGTATATAGATCAGCCATTGTTGATAAAAGGTGCGGGTGCGGGTGCAGCAGTAACAGCATCGGGCATTTTTGCCGATGTAATACGAATAGGAAACAAATAA